In Candidatus Microthrix parvicella Bio17-1, the sequence TCGTTGACCTTGCGGGATGGCGATCGATCCTCTTCCAAAACCCTGGCGGTGGCGTCATCCAGCGTGGTGCTCAGCAGCCGGGCCCGGGCGTTGTCGGTCGAGTCGGCAAGGTGCTCCAGCGAGGCGCCAAGCGCCAGGAACTCGCCCAGGCTGTCCCAGCGCAGGTGGTTCTCGGCCACGAACTGCTGCACGTGCTTGGGCGCCGAGCCTCCGGCGCCGGTCTCGAACAGCCCGCCGCCGGCCATCAGCGGCACGATCGACAGCATCTTGGCTGACGTGCCCACCTCGAGGATCGGGAACAGGTCGGTCAAGTAATCGCGCAGCACGTTGCCGGTCACCGAGATCGTGTCGAGGCCGTCGACGATGCGCTCCAGGGAGAAGCGGGTGGCGGCCTCGGGGGTCATGGTGCGAATATCCAGACCCTCGGTGTCCTCGTCTCCGAGGTACGCGTTGACCTTGGCGATCAAAGCGGCGTCGTGGGCACGCGTCTCGTCCAGCCAGAACACCGCAGGGGCACCGGTGGCCCGGGCTCGGCGAACGGCGAGGCTCACCCAGTCGCGCACCGGGGCGTCGGCCGCCAGGCACATGCGCCAGATGTCGCCGGTACTCACCTGGTGGGTGAGCAGCACGTCGCCGGCGCCGTCGAGCACCTCGACCACGCCGTCTGATTCGATCTCGAAGGTCTTGTCGTGGCTGCCGTACTCCTCAGCCTTCTGGGCCATCAACCCCACGTTTGGCACCGAGCCCATCGTGGTCGGGTCGAGCGCCCCGTTGGCACGACAGAAGTCGATCGCCTCGGCGTACACCCCGGCGTAGCTGTGGTCGGGGATCACGGCCAGCGTGTCGGCCGATTCGCCGTCGGGTCCCCACATCTGCCCGGAGGTGCGGATCATGGCGGGCATCGATGCGTCGATGATCACGTCCGAGGGCACGTGCAGGTTGGTGATGCCCTTGTCGCTGTTCACCATCGCCAGTTCGGGACCGGCGGCATACCCGGCGGCCAGGGCGGACTCGACCGAGGTTCGGGCATCGACGGGCAGGTTGTTGATGGCGGCATCCAACGAGGCCAGGCCGTTGTTGGGGTTGAAGCCGGCCTCGGCCAACACGTCGCCGTACTCGGCGAAGAGACCGGGGAAGAACGCCCGAACGGCGTGCCCGAACATGATCGGATCGGACACCTTCATCATGGTGGCCTTGAGGTGGATCGACCACAGCACGCCCTCGGCCTTGGCCCGAGCGATGGCGGCGGTGAGGAACTCGTCGAGCGCCACCGCGCTCATCAGCGAGCCGTCGACGATGGTGCCGGCGCTGACCGACACCGGCCCGCGCAGCTCTCGTGCCTCGCCGTCGGTGGGGGTGAAGCGGATGCTCAGCGAGTCGTCGTCGGCCACGGTGACCGACCTCTCGGTCGAACGGAAGTCGCCGTCGGTCATCGTGGCCACCCGGGTCTTCGAGTCGGGCGACCAGGCACCCATCGAGTGGGGGTGGTTGCGGGCGTAGGCCTTGACCGCCGCTGGTGCGCGTCGGTCACTGTTGCCCTCGCGCAGCACCGGGTTGACCGCCGAGCCCATCACCGAGGCGTAGCGCGCCAACACCTCGACCTCGGCGTCGGTGGCCGGTTCGTCGGGGTAGTCGGGCAGGTCGTAGCCGTCGGCCTGTAGTTCGGCGACCGCCTCCTTCAGCTGGGGGAGTGAGGCCGAGATGTTGGGCAGCTTGATGATGTTGGCCTCGGGCATCGTCACAAGTTCACCGAGCTCGGCCAGGTGGTCGTCGCGGCGCTGCTCGGCCGGCAGCCGGTCGCTGAACGCGGCCAGGATCCTTCCGGCCAGCGAGATGTCGCGGGTCTCCACGTTGACGCCCGACGCCCCGGCGAACGCGGCGATCACCGGCAGCAACGATCGGGTGGCCAGCGCCGGTGCCTCATCGGTCAGGGTGTAGATGATCGTGGAGGCGGTGGGCTTGGTGGCGTCGCTCATGGAGGTCCTGTTCTGTCTCGTCGTTCTGTCGAGGGTAGTGCCGATGGATAGTGTCCACCCACCGAGGTTGGGGGTGCGATGGAGACGGTGATGTTGGTGGTGATGCTCGCCGTCTTCGGTCTGGCGGTGGGGTCGTTCAGCTGTGTGGTGATCGACCGCCTGCCGATGCCCCTCGATGAGCCCAACGAGTTCGGTGAGACGTTTGGGATGAGGCCGTGGGGCGAGGTGGCCGGTGGCCGCAGCCGCTGCTCGGGTTGTGGCACCGAGGTGCCGGCGCACCTGAATATTCCGGTGTTCGCCTGGCTGGCGCTGCGAGGCAAATGCCGTAACTGCGGCGCGACGATCGGCGCCTTTCATCCGATGGTGGAGGCGTTGGTGCCGGTGCTCTGGATCGGCCTGGCGCTGTCGTTGGGCTGGGGCTGGACGCTCGTTCCCATGCTGTGGTTCGTGCCCGTCGCCGTCATCGTCGGGGTGATCGACCTGCGCACCCTGATGGTGCCGACCAAGCTGGTGTGGCCGGCCGCAGCCGTGTCGGCGCTGCTGATCGGCGCGTCGGCGGTCGCCGAGGGCGAGGCGAGCATCGCCGTCGGCGCTGCGCTGGGCGCCGCCGTGCTCAGCGGCGCACTGTTCGCCATCTGGTTTGTGCGCCCGGACGGCCTGGGGTTTGGCGACGTGCGCCTGGCCGTGCTGATCGGCCTGCACATCGGCGCACTGGTCGGCAGCGGAGGGAAGATCCTGGCGGTCTTCGCGGTGGTGCTGACCATGGGGGTCGCCGCCATCTTCGGACTGATCCTCGGCGGCGTGCTGTGGGCGCTCGGCAACCGCCGCACCGCCCCCGTCGGAGCCGTCCCCGCCGCGGAAACCGACGGTGCGTCGCAAGCGACCGACCCGTCAGATATCGAGACCGATCAGGAACGCGAAGCCGACGTCGCTACCGGCATCGCCAACCTGGCGGTGCCGTTCGGCCCGGCGCTCTTGGCTGCGGCCTATGTCGTGGCTGTCGTCTCACCTCAACTCATCGACAACCTGGGTCTCTAGCGTCGGCTGAAGGAAGGGTGGCGAACCTGGCAAAAGTGGTCGGTATTACTGGTTATACTCATTCCATGAAGACAGCGGTATCTATCCCGAACGACCTTTTCGAAGCGGCTGAGCAGGTGCGTCGCCAGTCTGGAGAGTCCCGCAGCGCGTTGTATGCAGCCGCGATCCGTTCGTACCTCCTCCGGCGTAGTGGTGGGGTCCGCCAACCCGGGTCGTGGGCGGGGCGCTTCGAAACCCATGAGACCGAGGAGGAGGCCATCGAGTCCGACCCCGATGTCGTTGCCATGTTTGCAGCGTCTGCCGAGATTGAGGATCTGTAGCGGTGGCGAGGCTTCTTCTCGACAGCCATGTCGTGAAGTGGTGGCTGGACGACCATCCCATGTTGGGTCCGGCAACGCGTGAGCTGATCACGGAATCGCCAGACGTTGTGATCTCGGTTGTGACCCCCTGGGAACTCGGAATCAAGCGCGCGTTAGGCAAGTTGAGCTTTCCCGATGGATTGGTCGAGGAGATCGAGGCGAACGGCTTCTCCATGCTGAGCATTTCCCCGGCGCACGCCGAAACTGCTCCCAACCTGGCGATGCACCATCGCGACCCGTTTGACCGCATGCTTGTGGCGCAGGCTCAGTGCGAGGCGTTGACCCTGGTCAGTGCCGATCGGCAGTTGCTGCACTATGCCGTGGAGCTCTCAAACGCTCGCCTGTGAGGTTGAATCGAGTTGCCGGCGCCGTCATCGTGACAAAACCACTGCTACGACCCTGCCAAAACCGCGACTACGGCGCCGCGAAAACCGCTACTCCGACCGGATGCCCAACACTTGACCGGGTTTTGTGATCGGCTGCTCAAGAATGTGGAGTCGGAAACGTCCTCAAGATGGTCCTCCTCGAAGCTCGACGTACCCTGCGGTCAAGCGCATCTGTTCGGCGGGTGCGGCGTGGTCGCTTTCTCGCCTCAGCCCGTCGATAGCCTGGGATCATGAGTGGTTTCGCCAACCTGATCGGTGGGTCCGAACAGGACAACATCGAGTGGAAGCGCGACCCAAAGAACCGTGACCAGCTTCGGCGGGCGAAGTCGCTCGGCTGACGTGTTGTTCGATCAGCACCCCGTTTCGGGAACCAACATTGCCGATCTCGACCTTGAGCTCTTCCGGTCGACTTATTTGCATGCGGCCGTCGACCCGGATGTGCTGGCCGAGAACGAGCGGACGCTTGCCCAGCAACTGGCATCGCTGGGCATGATCGATCCGAAATCGGAAGAGGCCCGCGTCTTGGGCCTGCTCGTGGTTGGTGCCGACCCGTCGAGTGTCGTTCCAGGTTTTTATGTACAGTTCGTTCGCTATGAGGGCTCGGACGAGTCGTCGCACGTGGTTGACCAAGAAGAGCTCCGGGGCAACCTGATCGGCCAGCTCGACGTGCTGGGTCGGCTGCTCACCTCAAACATTCGGACGTCGGTCGAGGAAGTCGGGGGGCTCCGCCAGGAAAGCCGACCCGACTATCCGCTCGCAGCGCTGCGAGAGTTGGTGCTGAACGCGCTGACTCACCGCGATTACGAACACTTCAACGCCCCAGTTCGGTTGGTGTGGTTTGACGACCGAATTGAGGTGTCCAGTCCGGGTGGGCCCTTCGGCGTCGTCACCAAGCAGATGTTGAGCGCCAGGTGGCCTGAGGATGGGGGCCTGGGTTTGGGACAGTTTGGGTGAGGATGGGGTGGTCCTCAGTGGAGTTGTCGTTGGTGTGGGGGGTGGTTGAGGCTGGCCGGGTCCTGGACGCGCAAGGGCCCCCTCGTCAATCTCTTGGCCGAGCAAAACGAGAGGGCCCTTCACAATCGGTGCGGAGCACCAACGTTGTTGACTGTAGGGAACGATCGTGTTGCCGTCGAGGCGGCTCTGTGTTCGGGCGGGTTGGTGTGTCCCGGGTGCAGGGGGGTGTTGGGCCCGTGGGGGTCGGCGCGGCCCCGCCCGATCCGTGTCAATGGCGGGCAGGTGACCGTTGAACCGCGCCGGGCTCAATGCCGAGGATGCCTGGTGACACACGTGTTGTTGCCGGCGATGTGTTTGTTGCGTCGCCGTGATGGGGTCGAGCAAATCGGCTCGGCGTTGTTGGCGTTCGGTGATGGTGGGGGTCACCGGTCGATCGCTGACCGGTTGGGGGTTCCTGCGTCGACGGTGCGGGGCTGGTTGCGCCGCTTCAATGCGAAAGCCGCGTTTCTGGCTGGGCAGTTTGTGGCGGTGGCCCGCCGGTTGGACCCGTCGTTGGGCCATATCCGGGGGAGGGGTTCCCCGGCCCGCAAAGTGTTGGAAGCCGTTGGTGTGGCCGCTGCTGCGGCGGTCCGTCGGTTCGGTCCCGGCAACCGTTGGTTCTTCGTCTCGGCTGTTTCCGGCGGGAGGCTGTTGAGCAACACGAACTCCCCCTTTCAGGCGAACAGCTGACCGGCAAACCTGGGCCCACACCAACGAAAGGGCCCTCCCCACATGGAAGACAACCACCGCCGCGACATTGCGTTGTTTCGTTACTCGCTGATCAGAGAGGCTGCTGACCCCGAGCTGTCCCCAACCGAACGCGGGGCGCTGGTCCGCCGTCTGGCGGCCCGTGAACACGTCGGCCCGACAGGCCAGCGGGTGACCGTTGGGCGTTCGACGTTGGATCGTTGGATCCGCCTGTGGCTCGCGGGCGGCTATGACGCTCTGGTGCCCACAGAACGGGCCCGGGCACCTCAGATCCCACCGGTCGTGATCGAAACAGCTGAACGGCTACGCCGTGAGCAACCAGCGCGGACCGCCGCCCACATCGTCGAGCTGCTTGCCGTCGAGGAGATGGTGGTGTCAGCACGCACGTTGCAACGCCATTTCGTTCGGGTCGGGCTGCACCGCAAAGCCCCGACACGTCGGGCGTTCGGCCGGTTCGAAGCTTCAACGATCAACGAGATCTGGACCGGTGACGCGATGCACGGCCGGTTCCTTGTCGCCGGGGCTCACAAGCCGGTCCTGTTCGCGTTTATCGATGACCACTCGAGGCTGATCGTCGGCTGGAAATGGACGTTGGCCGAGGACACCCTTCGGGCCGGGAACGCGCTCCGCGAGGGGCTCACCCGAAGGGGTGTCCCGACGGGCTGTTATCTCGATAACGGGTCGCCGTTTGTGTCTGCCCAGTTCGGTCGGGCTCTCGCCAAGATGGGGATCCGATTGTGGCACTCCAAACCCGGTGAACCCGCCGGGAGAGGGAAGATCGAACGGTTCTTTCGCACGGTCCGCGACCAGTTCGAAGTCGAGCTCCTCACCGGTGTTGAGACGATGGCCGAGCTCGAACGGCTCTTCGCTGGCTGGGTTGAACAGCACTACCACCGGCAGATCCATTCCGAAACCGGTCAGACCCCGATCGAACGCTTCGACGCGGCGGCCGCCAACACGCCGCCGGTGTTGCCCTCCGCTGACGCGGTCCGCGAGGCGTTCTTGTGGTCAGAGACCCGCCTCGTCACCAAAACCGCGACGGTGAGCCTTCACTCCAACCGTTACGAAGTCGAGGCCGCGCTGGTTGGCCGGCACGTCGAGTTGGTCTTCAACCCGTTCGACCTCACCCGCATCGACGTGTTCTACGAGGACCGTCCCGTCGGCAAAGCCATCCCACACGTCATCACGCGCCACACCCACCCCGCAGCACGCCCCGAGCCCGAACCGGACCGGCACCACCACGCAGCCTCAGGGATCGACTACCTCGGCATGATCGCCAACAAGACCGACGACCAACTCCACCAACAGATCGGAGGCGAACCCGACATCGACTACCAGGCCCTCATCGAGACCACCGACCCCGACCAAATGCCGGGCCAATACCAAATCCCCACCAACCCCACCACCAACAGCACCGACCCCGACAGCACCACCATCGAAGAGGACAACCGCCCATGAGTATCGACGCGCTCCGCACCCACTACGGGTTCACCCGCATGCCATTCGGGAAGAACATCGCCCCCGGGATGGTCCATCACCACCAAGCCCACGACCAAGCAGTCGCCCGGATCAGCTGGGCCATCAACGAAACAGCGATCGGGGTTGTCACCGGTGAGGTCGGCGCCGGCAAAACCCTCGCGATCCGCACCGCGACCGGCGCCCTTGACCCGTCCCGGCATCGGGTCATCTACCTCCCCAACCCCGCTGTCGGAACCCGAGGGCTCTACTCCGCGATCGTGACAGCGCTCGGGGGGACACCCCGGTTCCACAAATCGGCGCTCATCCCCCAAGCCAC encodes:
- a CDS encoding NADP-dependent isocitrate dehydrogenase, whose translation is MSDATKPTASTIIYTLTDEAPALATRSLLPVIAAFAGASGVNVETRDISLAGRILAAFSDRLPAEQRRDDHLAELGELVTMPEANIIKLPNISASLPQLKEAVAELQADGYDLPDYPDEPATDAEVEVLARYASVMGSAVNPVLREGNSDRRAPAAVKAYARNHPHSMGAWSPDSKTRVATMTDGDFRSTERSVTVADDDSLSIRFTPTDGEARELRGPVSVSAGTIVDGSLMSAVALDEFLTAAIARAKAEGVLWSIHLKATMMKVSDPIMFGHAVRAFFPGLFAEYGDVLAEAGFNPNNGLASLDAAINNLPVDARTSVESALAAGYAAGPELAMVNSDKGITNLHVPSDVIIDASMPAMIRTSGQMWGPDGESADTLAVIPDHSYAGVYAEAIDFCRANGALDPTTMGSVPNVGLMAQKAEEYGSHDKTFEIESDGVVEVLDGAGDVLLTHQVSTGDIWRMCLAADAPVRDWVSLAVRRARATGAPAVFWLDETRAHDAALIAKVNAYLGDEDTEGLDIRTMTPEAATRFSLERIVDGLDTISVTGNVLRDYLTDLFPILEVGTSAKMLSIVPLMAGGGLFETGAGGSAPKHVQQFVAENHLRWDSLGEFLALGASLEHLADSTDNARARLLSTTLDDATARVLEEDRSPSRKVNELDNRGSHFYLALYWAEALAAQAEDAGLAAVFASLATQLGEAETTIVDELNSVQGNPVDLGGYYWPKPQAATDAMRPSATLNAILDGFS
- a CDS encoding prepilin peptidase, with product METVMLVVMLAVFGLAVGSFSCVVIDRLPMPLDEPNEFGETFGMRPWGEVAGGRSRCSGCGTEVPAHLNIPVFAWLALRGKCRNCGATIGAFHPMVEALVPVLWIGLALSLGWGWTLVPMLWFVPVAVIVGVIDLRTLMVPTKLVWPAAAVSALLIGASAVAEGEASIAVGAALGAAVLSGALFAIWFVRPDGLGFGDVRLAVLIGLHIGALVGSGGKILAVFAVVLTMGVAAIFGLILGGVLWALGNRRTAPVGAVPAAETDGASQATDPSDIETDQEREADVATGIANLAVPFGPALLAAAYVVAVVSPQLIDNLGL
- a CDS encoding type II toxin-antitoxin system VapC family toxin; the protein is MARLLLDSHVVKWWLDDHPMLGPATRELITESPDVVISVVTPWELGIKRALGKLSFPDGLVEEIEANGFSMLSISPAHAETAPNLAMHHRDPFDRMLVAQAQCEALTLVSADRQLLHYAVELSNARL
- a CDS encoding helix-turn-helix domain-containing protein, coding for MTHVLLPAMCLLRRRDGVEQIGSALLAFGDGGGHRSIADRLGVPASTVRGWLRRFNAKAAFLAGQFVAVARRLDPSLGHIRGRGSPARKVLEAVGVAAAAAVRRFGPGNRWFFVSAVSGGRLLSNTNSPFQANS
- a CDS encoding DDE-type integrase/transposase/recombinase, coding for MEDNHRRDIALFRYSLIREAADPELSPTERGALVRRLAAREHVGPTGQRVTVGRSTLDRWIRLWLAGGYDALVPTERARAPQIPPVVIETAERLRREQPARTAAHIVELLAVEEMVVSARTLQRHFVRVGLHRKAPTRRAFGRFEASTINEIWTGDAMHGRFLVAGAHKPVLFAFIDDHSRLIVGWKWTLAEDTLRAGNALREGLTRRGVPTGCYLDNGSPFVSAQFGRALAKMGIRLWHSKPGEPAGRGKIERFFRTVRDQFEVELLTGVETMAELERLFAGWVEQHYHRQIHSETGQTPIERFDAAAANTPPVLPSADAVREAFLWSETRLVTKTATVSLHSNRYEVEAALVGRHVELVFNPFDLTRIDVFYEDRPVGKAIPHVITRHTHPAARPEPEPDRHHHAASGIDYLGMIANKTDDQLHQQIGGEPDIDYQALIETTDPDQMPGQYQIPTNPTTNSTDPDSTTIEEDNRP